The following proteins are co-located in the Argopecten irradians isolate NY chromosome 9, Ai_NY, whole genome shotgun sequence genome:
- the LOC138330665 gene encoding cys-loop ligand-gated ion channel-like, with product MAIGRHREELNKQVYVKVVFLKVGEIDTIKENFVADVFIQARWREPQLDNRTATEKDLSEFWSPRLLVHNVLDASKDRTWKELVHDREGAAYVVEKRRIKGHFSEKLELMDFPFDIQSLSLQITSELAESKVVILEDTKEISAINVTCFVDEQEWQLYDYVESVQEISTREFSTKKHIQFPWLVVGCCAVRRAGFFVWNVILIMTLISSISLATFAVDRSLPQNRLQLSITLMLTSVTFKSVANANIPKISYYTHLDRYVLFALLFTYVVCIWHAVISRFTYDVRVGELMDFWAFMSFLIIFLLFHFIYGGFLIIQYLLRRKELKTKELKYEEKALKLIGNSWKSDRQQNKRHRRKPIRMSRVRVAHIPEPEPDLTFLMVDKDDM from the exons ATGGCCATAGGACGGCACCGTGAAGAACTCAAT AAACAGGTGTACGTAAAGGTGGTCTTTCTGAAGGTCGGCGAAATTGACACGATTAAAGAGAACTTCGTAGCAGATGTGTTTATACAGGCAAGATGGCGGGAGCCACAGCTCGACAACAGGACG GCCACAGAGAAGGACCTGTCCGAGTTCTGGAGTCCACGCCTCCTGGTCCATAACGTGCTGGACGCTTCCAAGGACAGGACATGGAAAGAGCTAGTCCACGATCGGGAGGGAGCGGCCTATGTCGTGGAGAAACGCCGGATCAAAGGACATTTCTCCGAGAAACTAGAGCTCATGGATTTTCCTTTCGACATCCAG AGCCTGAGCCTACAGATAACGTCCGAGTTAGCGGAGAGTAAGGTTGTTATACTCGAGGATACCAAAGAGATCAGCGCCATCAACGTCACGTGTTTCGTGGACGAACAAGAATGGCAGTTATACGACTATGTAGAGTCTGTTCAGGAG ATATCAACGAGAGAATTCTCGACTAAGAAACACATCCAGTTCCCATGGCTAGTGGTAGGGTGTTGTGCTGTGAGGAGGGCCGGGTTTTTTGTTTGGAATGTTATACTTATAATG aCGTTGATCAGCTCTATATCCCTAGCGACGTTCGCGGTTGACCGGTCATTACCTCAGAATCGGTTACAGCTGTCCATCACCCTTATGTTGACCAGTGTGACGTTTAAATCCGTTGCCAACGCCAACATTCCAAAGATTTCCTATTACACTCATCTG gacAGATACGTGCTTTTTGCGCTGTTGTTTACATATGTTGTTTGTATATGGCACGCGGTCATCTCGAGATTCACTTATGACGTCAGAGTAGGAGAGTTAATGGACTTCTGGGCCTTTATGTCGTTTCTCATCATATTCTtactgtttcattttatatatggAGGATTTCTTATAATACAG TATTTACTACGCCGTAAGGAACTGAAAACCAAGGAACTCAAATACGAG GAGAAGGCTCTGAAGTTAATAGGGAATTCGTGGAAGAGTGACAGACAACAGAATAAACGTCATAGAAGG AAACCAATTAGGATGTCACGTGTTCGAGTAGCGCATATACCGGAACCGGAACCAGACTTAACATTTCTAATGGTGGATAAGGATGATATGTAA